A genome region from Streptomyces antimycoticus includes the following:
- a CDS encoding [protein-PII] uridylyltransferase: protein MTESLETTTDTTDSGPGGYAAARLRLLQEGARSGPPRRSALAELTDQWLAALLTGGAQTAGIGRGVALVAVGGYGRGELSPRSDLDVLLLHDGSADRSALAALADHVWYPVWDMGLALDHSVRTPDEARATAAEDLKVQLGLLDARHIAGDQALTADLRTTVLADWRAQAPRRLPELHALCQERADRHGELQFLLEPDLKEARGGLRDATALRAIAASWLADAPREGLDDARRRLLDARDTLHLSTGRAADRLTLQEQDQVAAALGLLDADALLRQIYESARIISYASDVTWREVERVLRARSAARPRLRGLLGGRGGRSGGRGGAADAGERSPLAEGVVEQDGEVVLARTARPDRDPVLTLRAAAAAAQAGLPLSPHAVRRLSTAARPLPVPWPPEAREQLITLLGAGESTVGVWEALEAEGLITRLLPDWERVRCRPQRNAVHRWTVDRHLVETAVRASALSRRVGRPDLLLVAALLHDIGKGWPGDHSVAGETIARDVAARIGFDRADVAVLATLVRHHLLLVETATRRDLDDPATVRSVAEAVGGATTLELLHALTEADALATGPAAWSAWRGSLVADLVKRVAAVLAGEPADDWSAPQQTTAEQERLAIEAWRTGGPVLALHARSEALAPGEAGGLLTGGLLTAAAGGTPEDEATGPEPIGVELLIAVPDQPGVLHTAAGVLALHRLTVRAADLRALELPSELDAAGAAAGVLLLSWRVAAEYGSLPQAARLRNDLLRALDGSLDIVARLAEREAAYRKYPRRRGAHAPPPRVTVAPGSSQLATVIEVRAQDAPGLLHRIGRALEHTGVAVRSAHVSTLGANAVDAFYVTDNSGAPLKPMHAAEVAQKVERALTSPSDA from the coding sequence TTGACGGAAAGCCTCGAGACCACGACCGACACCACCGACTCGGGGCCCGGCGGCTACGCGGCGGCCCGGCTGCGACTCCTCCAGGAGGGGGCGCGGTCCGGGCCGCCGCGCCGTTCCGCCCTGGCCGAACTCACCGACCAGTGGCTGGCCGCGCTGCTCACCGGCGGGGCGCAGACCGCCGGGATCGGCCGGGGCGTCGCCCTGGTGGCGGTCGGCGGCTACGGACGCGGCGAACTCTCCCCGCGCAGCGACCTCGATGTGCTGCTGCTGCACGACGGCTCCGCCGATCGCTCGGCCCTCGCCGCGCTCGCCGACCACGTCTGGTACCCGGTCTGGGACATGGGCCTCGCCCTCGACCACTCGGTGCGCACCCCCGACGAGGCGCGCGCGACCGCCGCCGAGGATCTGAAGGTCCAGCTCGGCCTGCTCGACGCCCGCCACATCGCGGGCGACCAGGCGCTCACCGCCGATCTGCGCACCACCGTCCTCGCCGACTGGCGCGCCCAGGCCCCGCGGCGGCTGCCCGAGCTCCACGCGCTGTGCCAGGAGCGCGCCGACCGCCACGGTGAGCTGCAGTTCCTGCTCGAACCCGATCTGAAGGAGGCCCGCGGCGGGCTCCGCGACGCCACCGCGCTGCGTGCCATCGCCGCCTCCTGGCTCGCCGACGCGCCCCGCGAGGGACTCGACGACGCGCGGCGGCGGCTGCTGGACGCCCGCGACACGCTCCATCTGTCCACCGGTCGCGCCGCCGACCGTCTCACGCTCCAGGAGCAGGACCAGGTCGCGGCCGCCCTCGGGCTGCTGGACGCCGACGCCCTGCTGCGCCAGATCTACGAATCCGCCCGGATCATCTCCTACGCGAGCGATGTCACCTGGCGCGAGGTCGAGCGGGTGCTGCGCGCCCGCTCGGCCGCCCGGCCCCGGCTGCGCGGACTGCTCGGCGGCCGCGGCGGGCGCTCGGGCGGCCGTGGGGGCGCCGCGGACGCGGGGGAGCGCAGCCCGCTCGCCGAGGGCGTCGTGGAACAGGACGGCGAGGTGGTGCTGGCCCGCACCGCGCGCCCCGACCGTGACCCCGTGCTCACCCTGCGGGCCGCCGCGGCCGCCGCCCAGGCCGGACTTCCGCTGTCGCCGCACGCCGTAAGGCGGCTGTCCACCGCCGCCCGGCCGCTGCCCGTGCCATGGCCGCCCGAGGCCAGAGAACAGCTGATCACGCTGCTGGGCGCGGGCGAGTCCACCGTCGGCGTGTGGGAGGCCCTGGAGGCCGAGGGGCTGATCACCCGGCTGCTGCCGGACTGGGAGCGGGTGCGCTGCCGTCCGCAGCGCAACGCCGTCCACCGCTGGACCGTGGACCGGCATCTGGTCGAGACCGCGGTCCGGGCCAGCGCGCTCAGCCGCCGGGTCGGCCGCCCCGATCTGCTGCTGGTCGCCGCGCTGCTGCACGACATCGGCAAGGGCTGGCCCGGCGACCACTCGGTGGCCGGGGAGACCATCGCCCGCGATGTCGCCGCCCGCATCGGCTTCGACCGCGCGGACGTCGCGGTCCTCGCCACCCTCGTACGCCACCATCTGCTGCTCGTCGAGACCGCCACCCGGCGCGACCTGGACGACCCGGCCACGGTGCGCTCGGTCGCCGAGGCTGTCGGCGGTGCCACCACCCTGGAACTGCTGCACGCCCTCACCGAGGCCGACGCGCTGGCCACCGGCCCCGCGGCCTGGAGCGCCTGGCGCGGCTCCCTCGTCGCCGACCTGGTCAAGCGGGTCGCGGCGGTCCTCGCGGGCGAACCCGCCGACGACTGGTCCGCCCCGCAGCAGACAACGGCCGAACAGGAACGCCTCGCGATCGAGGCATGGCGCACCGGCGGCCCGGTACTGGCCCTGCACGCACGCTCCGAGGCGCTGGCGCCCGGCGAGGCGGGCGGCCTCCTCACCGGCGGCCTCCTTACGGCCGCCGCCGGAGGGACTCCCGAGGACGAGGCCACCGGCCCCGAGCCGATCGGCGTGGAACTGCTCATCGCCGTCCCCGACCAGCCCGGCGTCCTTCACACAGCGGCCGGCGTCCTGGCCCTGCACCGCCTTACGGTGCGCGCGGCGGACCTGCGCGCCCTCGAGCTGCCGTCGGAGCTGGACGCGGCGGGCGCGGCGGCCGGGGTGCTGCTGCTGAGCTGGCGGGTCGCGGCCGAGTACGGTTCGCTGCCACAGGCCGCCCGCCTGCGGAACGACCTGCTCCGCGCCCTGGACGGCTCGCTCGACATCGTCGCCCGCCTGGCCGAGCGCGAGGCCGCCTACCGCAAGTACCCCCGCCGCCGCGGGGCGCACGCCCCGCCACCACGGGTGACGGTCGCGCCCGGCAGCTCCCAGCTCGCCACCGTGATCGAGGTCCGCGCCCAGGACGCCCCCGGCCTGCTGCACCGAATCGGCCGTGCCCTGGAGCACACCGGCGTCGCGGTCCGCAGCGCCCACGTCTCCACCCTCGGTGCCAACGCCGTGGATGCGTTTTATGTCACGGACAACTCCGGCGCCCCCCTGAAGCCCATGCACGCGGCCGAGGTGGCCCAAAAGGTCGAGCGAGCACTGACCAGCCCGTCCGACGCCTGA
- a CDS encoding ammonium transporter, with protein MNGANTAFVLISAALVMLMTPGLAFFYGGMVRVKSALNMLMMSFISLGVVSLLWVLFGYSLTFGDDIGGGLLGNLDHIGFQGIEPTSLWGEKPDAIPVLAFALFQLMFAVITPALISGAVADRVKFGAWALFITVWTTVVYFPVAHWVWQADGWLFKKEVIDFAGGTAVHINAGAAGLAVALVLGKRIGFKKDPMRPHNLPLVMLGSGLLWFGWFGFNAGSALAANGTAANMAFNTQVATGVAMLGWLAYERIRHGAFTTLGAASGAVAGLVAITPSGAAVNAWGAIVIGLVAGVVCSWAVSLKYKLGYDDSLDVVGVHLVGGLIGTLLVGVLATDGVGGAAQLGKQALGAFTVLLYSFVVSWLLAKLIDVTIGFRASEDEELGGIDQAFHAETAYDFSAVGGSARSTVPAATGASAPQKPHNKKVDA; from the coding sequence TTGAATGGCGCAAATACCGCGTTCGTATTGATCAGCGCCGCGCTCGTGATGCTGATGACCCCTGGCCTGGCCTTCTTCTACGGCGGCATGGTGCGGGTGAAGAGCGCCCTGAACATGCTGATGATGTCCTTTATCTCGCTCGGCGTCGTCTCGCTGCTGTGGGTGCTGTTCGGCTACTCGCTCACCTTCGGTGATGACATCGGCGGCGGGCTGCTGGGCAATCTCGACCACATCGGCTTCCAGGGCATCGAGCCGACGTCGCTGTGGGGCGAGAAGCCCGACGCGATCCCGGTCCTGGCCTTCGCACTCTTCCAGCTGATGTTCGCGGTGATCACTCCCGCGCTGATCAGCGGAGCCGTCGCCGACCGCGTCAAGTTCGGCGCCTGGGCGCTGTTCATCACGGTGTGGACCACGGTCGTCTACTTCCCGGTGGCCCACTGGGTCTGGCAGGCCGACGGCTGGCTGTTCAAGAAGGAGGTCATCGACTTCGCGGGCGGCACGGCGGTCCACATCAACGCGGGCGCCGCGGGCCTGGCCGTGGCCCTGGTACTCGGCAAGCGCATCGGCTTCAAGAAGGACCCGATGCGCCCGCACAACCTGCCGCTGGTGATGCTCGGCTCCGGTCTGCTCTGGTTCGGCTGGTTCGGATTCAACGCCGGCTCCGCCCTCGCCGCCAATGGGACCGCCGCCAATATGGCCTTCAACACCCAGGTCGCCACCGGTGTCGCGATGCTCGGCTGGCTCGCCTACGAGCGCATCCGGCATGGCGCGTTCACCACGCTGGGCGCCGCCTCCGGCGCGGTCGCGGGCCTGGTCGCCATCACCCCCTCGGGTGCGGCGGTGAACGCCTGGGGCGCCATCGTGATCGGCCTGGTGGCCGGTGTCGTCTGCTCCTGGGCCGTCAGCCTCAAGTACAAGCTGGGTTACGACGACTCGCTCGACGTGGTCGGGGTGCACCTGGTCGGCGGTCTTATCGGCACCCTCCTGGTCGGCGTCCTGGCCACCGACGGCGTCGGCGGCGCGGCCCAGCTGGGCAAGCAGGCGCTCGGCGCGTTCACGGTGCTGCTCTACTCCTTCGTCGTCTCCTGGCTCCTCGCCAAGCTCATCGACGTGACCATCGGCTTCCGGGCCAGTGAGGACGAGGAGCTCGGCGGCATCGACCAGGCGTTCCACGCCGAGACCGCCTATGACTTCAGCGCGGTGGGCGGATCCGCCCGTAGTACGGTGCCCGCCGCGACCGGCGCGTCCGCGCCGCAGAAGCCGCACAACAAGAAGGTGGACGCGTGA
- the ftsY gene encoding signal recognition particle-docking protein FtsY — MEYLILAVVIAVVAVAAISGLVISGRKKKRLPPPPPSSPTVTAPPAEPHVGEEAETPREEPRRTIEEVDLPGTEAPVAEAPAAAPPEVPPIEVPEPTAGRLVRLRARLSRSQTTLGKGLLTLLSREHLDDETWEEIEDTLLTADVGVAPTEELVERLRERVRVLGTRSPEELRALLREELLRLIGTEADRSVHTESGVGANGEEKPGVVMVVGVNGTGKTTTTGKLARVLVADGKSVVLGAADTFRAAAADQLQTWGERVGARTVRGPEAGDPASVAFDAVKEGIAESADVVLIDTAGRLHTKTGLMDELGKVKRVVEKHGAVDEVLLVLDATTGQNGLVQARVFAEVVDITGIVLTKLDGTAKGGIVVAVQRELKVPVKLVGLGEGADDLAPFEPEAFVDALIGG, encoded by the coding sequence ATGGAATACCTCATCCTTGCCGTAGTCATCGCTGTGGTCGCGGTCGCCGCGATCAGCGGGCTCGTGATCAGCGGCCGCAAGAAGAAGCGGCTGCCCCCGCCCCCGCCCAGCAGCCCCACCGTCACCGCGCCGCCCGCCGAGCCGCACGTCGGCGAGGAGGCCGAAACCCCGCGTGAGGAACCACGCAGAACCATCGAGGAGGTGGACCTTCCGGGGACCGAGGCCCCGGTCGCGGAGGCACCCGCGGCCGCCCCGCCCGAGGTCCCGCCGATCGAGGTCCCGGAGCCGACCGCCGGCCGGCTGGTCCGGCTGCGTGCCCGGCTGTCCCGCTCCCAGACCACTTTGGGCAAGGGGCTGCTGACGCTGCTGTCCCGGGAGCACCTCGACGACGAGACCTGGGAGGAGATCGAGGACACGCTGCTGACCGCGGACGTCGGTGTGGCGCCGACCGAGGAGCTGGTCGAGCGGCTGCGGGAGCGCGTCCGGGTGCTCGGCACCCGTAGCCCCGAGGAGCTGCGCGCTCTGCTGCGGGAGGAGCTGCTGCGCCTCATCGGTACCGAGGCCGACCGTTCGGTGCACACCGAGAGCGGTGTGGGCGCGAACGGCGAGGAGAAGCCGGGCGTCGTCATGGTCGTCGGTGTCAATGGCACCGGTAAGACCACCACGACCGGCAAGCTGGCCCGGGTGCTCGTCGCCGACGGGAAGTCCGTGGTGCTGGGCGCGGCCGACACCTTCCGCGCGGCCGCCGCCGATCAGCTGCAGACCTGGGGCGAGCGGGTCGGTGCCCGTACGGTCCGGGGTCCGGAGGCCGGGGACCCGGCGTCGGTGGCCTTCGACGCGGTGAAGGAGGGCATCGCGGAGAGCGCGGATGTCGTCCTGATCGACACCGCCGGTCGGCTGCACACCAAGACCGGTCTGATGGACGAGCTGGGCAAGGTCAAGCGGGTCGTGGAGAAGCACGGCGCGGTGGACGAGGTGCTGCTCGTCCTCGACGCCACGACCGGGCAGAACGGCCTGGTGCAGGCGCGGGTGTTCGCGGAGGTCGTGGACATCACCGGCATCGTGCTGACCAAGCTGGACGGCACCGCCAAGGGCGGCATCGTCGTCGCGGTCCAGCGTGAGCTGAAGGTCCCGGTCAAGCTGGTGGGGCTGGGCGAGGGCGCGGACGATCTCGCGCCGTTCGAGCCGGAGGCGTTCGTCGACGCGCTGATCGGCGGCTGA
- a CDS encoding P-II family nitrogen regulator: protein MKLITAVVKPHRLDEIKEALQAFGVQGLTVTEASGYGRQRGHTEVYRGAEYTVDLVPKVRIEVLVEDEDADDLVDVVVKAARTGKIGDGKVWSVPVETAVRVRTGERGPDAL from the coding sequence GTGAAGCTCATCACCGCAGTCGTGAAGCCGCACCGGCTCGACGAGATCAAGGAAGCGCTGCAGGCGTTCGGCGTCCAGGGCCTGACCGTCACCGAGGCCAGCGGCTACGGCCGTCAGCGCGGCCACACCGAGGTCTACCGGGGCGCGGAGTACACCGTCGACCTGGTGCCCAAGGTGCGCATAGAGGTGCTGGTCGAGGACGAGGACGCCGATGACCTCGTCGATGTCGTGGTCAAGGCCGCGCGCACCGGAAAGATCGGGGACGGCAAGGTCTGGAGCGTCCCCGTCGAGACCGCCGTCCGGGTCCGCACCGGGGAGCGCGGCCCGGACGCCCTCTGA
- the proS gene encoding proline--tRNA ligase yields the protein MAKTPVLTPRAEDFPRWYQDVINKAELADNGPVRGTMVIRPYGYGLWERMQQDMDARIKAVGVQNAYFPLFIPQSYLAKEADHVEGFAPELAVVTHGGGKELEEPVVVRPTSETIVNEYFSKWVQSYRDLPLLINQWANVVRWELRPRLFLRTTEFLWQEGHTAHASYEDARDFAARIHREVYARFMEDVLAMDMVLGRKTARERFAGALNTLTLEGMMGDGKALQLGTSHELGQNFARAFHTSYLSKDGEQELVWQTSWGSTTRMVGALVMMHGDDNGLRIPPRLAPIQVVVLAIKGDDAVLAKVREIGELLTAAGVRVHVDDRTDTPFGRRAVDWELKGVPIRVEVGPRDLEGGTAMVARRIPGGKEPVRAELLPELLPKVLEEDQALLLRQARERRKARTTEVATMEEAAEAATAGGWARIRWADLGPEGEAALAERSVSVRCLITEDGAVPDADDAPGNVAIVARAY from the coding sequence ATGGCCAAGACTCCCGTGCTCACCCCGCGGGCGGAGGACTTCCCCCGCTGGTACCAGGATGTGATCAACAAGGCCGAGCTGGCCGACAACGGCCCGGTGCGCGGCACCATGGTGATCCGACCGTACGGGTACGGGCTGTGGGAGCGGATGCAGCAGGACATGGACGCCCGCATCAAGGCGGTCGGCGTCCAGAACGCGTACTTCCCGCTCTTCATCCCGCAGTCGTATCTGGCCAAGGAAGCCGATCACGTCGAGGGGTTCGCGCCGGAGCTCGCCGTCGTCACCCATGGCGGCGGTAAGGAGCTCGAGGAGCCGGTCGTCGTCCGGCCCACCTCGGAGACGATCGTCAACGAGTACTTCTCCAAGTGGGTGCAGAGCTACCGCGATCTGCCGCTGCTGATCAACCAGTGGGCCAATGTGGTGCGTTGGGAGCTACGGCCGCGGCTGTTCCTGCGGACGACCGAGTTCCTGTGGCAGGAGGGGCACACCGCGCACGCGTCGTACGAGGACGCCAGGGACTTCGCCGCCCGGATCCACCGCGAGGTCTACGCCCGGTTCATGGAGGACGTCCTGGCGATGGACATGGTGCTGGGCCGCAAGACCGCCCGGGAGCGGTTCGCCGGCGCCCTCAACACCCTCACCCTCGAAGGGATGATGGGCGACGGCAAGGCGCTGCAGCTGGGCACCAGCCATGAGCTCGGCCAGAACTTCGCCCGGGCCTTCCACACCAGCTATCTGTCGAAGGACGGCGAGCAGGAGCTGGTCTGGCAGACCTCCTGGGGCAGCACGACCCGGATGGTCGGCGCGCTGGTGATGATGCACGGCGACGACAACGGCCTGCGGATCCCGCCGAGGCTGGCCCCGATCCAGGTCGTGGTGCTGGCGATCAAGGGCGACGACGCGGTGCTCGCCAAGGTCCGCGAGATCGGCGAGCTGCTCACCGCGGCGGGCGTGCGGGTCCATGTCGACGACCGTACGGACACCCCCTTCGGCCGGCGCGCGGTCGACTGGGAACTCAAGGGCGTGCCGATCCGGGTCGAGGTCGGCCCGCGCGACCTGGAGGGCGGCACCGCGATGGTGGCCCGGCGGATCCCCGGCGGCAAGGAGCCGGTGCGCGCCGAACTGCTGCCGGAGCTGCTGCCCAAGGTCCTGGAGGAGGACCAGGCGCTGCTGCTGCGGCAGGCCCGTGAGCGCCGTAAGGCGCGCACCACGGAGGTGGCGACCATGGAGGAGGCCGCCGAGGCCGCGACCGCGGGCGGCTGGGCCCGCATCCGGTGGGCGGACCTGGGGCCGGAGGGCGAGGCGGCGCTCGCCGAGCGGTCCGTGTCGGTCCGGTGTCTGATCACCGAGGACGGGGCGGTGCCGGACGCCGATGACGCGCCGGGTAACGTCGCCATCGTCGCGAGGGCCTACTGA
- the nsdA gene encoding transcriptional repressor NsdA, protein MGAFRVGDSGGGAGKRPNAQLQSWFVRSGWSKGELARQVNRRARQLGAHHISTDTSRVRRWLDGEQPREPIPQILSELFSERFGCVVGIEDLGLRAVHRSPSVSGVDLPWAGPETVALIGEFSRSDLMLARRGFLGTSLSLSAGPALVEPMQRWLVPSTSGQPGGAKTADGGRARRVSRLSEPELELLESTIVMFRAWDAQCGGGLRRKAVVGQLHEVTDLLQEPHPEAVSRRLFKVAGELAQLAGWMSYDVGLQPTAQKYFVLALHAAKESGDRPLGSYILSGMSRQMIHVGRPDDALELIHLAQYGSRENATPRTQAMLYAMEARAYANMGQPSKCHRAVKMAEDTFADCAKGDGDPDWIRFFSEAELNAENAHSYRDLAYVAGRSPTYAKMADPVMRQAVKLFGQEAENDAGPQRSYALNLIGMATVHLLQKEPEQAAEVARQALPLAKRVRSERVNNRLRKTVDTAVRQFGDVPQIADLGERLATLMPDTPGAAGPGQAV, encoded by the coding sequence ATGGGGGCGTTCCGGGTGGGCGACAGCGGCGGCGGTGCTGGGAAGCGCCCCAATGCGCAATTGCAGTCGTGGTTCGTGCGCAGCGGCTGGTCGAAGGGGGAGCTGGCGCGCCAAGTCAACCGCAGAGCACGGCAGTTAGGCGCCCACCACATCAGCACGGACACCTCGCGGGTGCGCCGCTGGCTGGACGGCGAGCAGCCCCGGGAGCCGATTCCGCAGATTCTCTCGGAGTTGTTCTCCGAGCGCTTCGGCTGTGTGGTGGGTATCGAGGACCTCGGGCTGCGCGCCGTCCACCGGTCACCGTCCGTGTCCGGTGTGGATCTTCCCTGGGCCGGGCCCGAAACGGTGGCGCTGATCGGCGAGTTCTCCCGCAGCGACCTGATGCTCGCCCGCCGCGGCTTCCTCGGCACCTCGCTCTCGCTGTCCGCGGGCCCCGCCCTCGTCGAGCCCATGCAGCGCTGGCTGGTGCCCTCCACGAGCGGACAGCCCGGCGGCGCCAAGACGGCGGACGGCGGGCGCGCGCGCCGGGTCTCCCGGCTCTCCGAGCCGGAGCTCGAGCTGCTGGAGTCCACCATCGTGATGTTCCGCGCCTGGGACGCCCAGTGCGGCGGCGGGCTGCGCCGCAAGGCGGTGGTCGGCCAGTTGCACGAGGTCACCGACCTGCTCCAGGAGCCCCATCCGGAGGCGGTCTCCCGGCGGCTGTTCAAGGTCGCGGGCGAGCTCGCCCAGCTGGCCGGGTGGATGAGCTATGACGTCGGGCTCCAGCCCACCGCGCAGAAGTACTTCGTGCTCGCCCTCCACGCCGCCAAGGAGTCCGGGGACCGCCCCCTCGGCTCGTACATCCTCTCCGGCATGAGCCGCCAGATGATCCACGTCGGCCGGCCCGACGACGCGCTGGAGCTGATCCACCTCGCGCAGTACGGCAGCCGGGAGAACGCCACCCCGCGCACCCAGGCCATGCTGTATGCGATGGAGGCCCGCGCCTACGCCAATATGGGCCAGCCCAGCAAATGCCACCGCGCGGTGAAGATGGCCGAGGACACCTTCGCCGACTGCGCCAAGGGCGACGGCGACCCCGACTGGATCCGCTTCTTCTCCGAGGCCGAGCTCAACGCGGAGAACGCCCACTCCTATCGCGATCTCGCCTATGTCGCCGGCCGCAGCCCCACCTACGCCAAGATGGCCGACCCGGTGATGCGTCAGGCCGTGAAGCTCTTCGGCCAGGAGGCGGAGAACGACGCGGGCCCCCAGCGTTCGTATGCGCTCAACCTGATCGGCATGGCCACCGTCCATCTCCTCCAGAAGGAGCCCGAGCAGGCCGCCGAGGTCGCCCGCCAGGCGCTGCCGCTCGCCAAGCGGGTGCGCTCGGAGCGGGTCAACAACCGGCTGCGCAAGACCGTGGACACGGCGGTGCGCCAGTTCGGTGACGTGCCTCAGATCGCCGATCTCGGCGAGCGGCTGGCCACCCTCATGCCCGACACCCCGGGGGCTGCGGGGCCCGGCCAGGCCGTCTGA
- a CDS encoding methyltransferase domain-containing protein, with amino-acid sequence MTFTLVQRHRPHPSSSRTTDAHARTRDWAEIQERMLVPLYEAVYERLDVGAGTRLLGLGCGSGLALLMAAARGATVCGVDTDERRLDHARDRLTAVGAPGGPALPARLGLGGPESPCVQEAAAESAFTVVTAFEPLSALGAAGPATSVSALAAAAARTERGGAVVLAGWGPPERCATSGVLRVGDRLADPMDSPGHHREVPPPVRWRPCGRDDLEELAALAGLRPDGSGRVACPFGYADMDSAVRGLLSTGLFDAAEQVTDPIQVRKEITEALHPHQRADGTVWMPNVFRYLICRV; translated from the coding sequence ATGACATTTACGCTCGTACAGCGGCATCGCCCGCACCCCTCCTCGTCGCGAACGACGGACGCCCACGCTCGCACCCGCGACTGGGCGGAGATCCAGGAGCGGATGCTGGTCCCGCTGTACGAGGCCGTGTACGAACGGCTGGACGTCGGCGCCGGGACCCGGCTGCTGGGCCTGGGCTGCGGCTCCGGGCTCGCCCTCCTCATGGCGGCCGCGCGCGGCGCCACGGTCTGCGGGGTGGACACGGACGAGCGGCGCCTGGACCACGCGCGCGACCGGCTGACGGCCGTGGGCGCGCCGGGCGGCCCGGCGCTGCCCGCCCGGCTGGGCCTCGGCGGCCCCGAGAGCCCCTGCGTACAGGAGGCCGCGGCGGAGTCGGCCTTCACGGTGGTGACGGCCTTCGAACCGCTGTCGGCGCTGGGCGCGGCGGGCCCCGCCACGTCGGTGTCCGCCCTCGCGGCCGCCGCGGCGCGCACCGAACGCGGCGGGGCCGTGGTGCTCGCCGGATGGGGCCCGCCGGAGCGCTGCGCCACCTCCGGGGTGCTGCGGGTGGGCGACCGGCTCGCCGATCCGATGGACTCCCCCGGACATCACCGGGAGGTGCCCCCTCCCGTCCGCTGGCGGCCGTGCGGCCGCGACGACCTGGAGGAACTGGCCGCGCTGGCCGGGCTGCGGCCCGACGGATCGGGCCGGGTGGCCTGCCCGTTCGGGTACGCCGATATGGACAGCGCGGTGCGCGGGCTGCTGTCGACGGGGCTGTTCGACGCGGCGGAGCAGGTCACGGATCCGATCCAGGTCCGCAAGGAGATCACCGAGGCGCTCCATCCGCATCAGCGCGCGGACGGCACGGTGTGGATGCCGAACGTCTTCCGCTATCTGATCTGCCGCGTCTGA
- the ffh gene encoding signal recognition particle protein, with protein MFDTLSDRLAATFKNLRGKGRLSEADIDATAREIRIALLEADVALPVVRSFIKQVKERSLGAEVSQALNPAQQVIKIVNEELIGILGGEARRLRFAKQPPTVIMLAGLQGAGKTTLAGKLGRWLKGQGHAPLLVACDLQRPNAVNQLSVVAERAGVAVFAPEPGNGVGDPVKVAQDSIEFAKTKQHDVVIVDTAGRLGIDEELMRQAADIRDAVSPDEVLFVVDAMIGQDAVNTAEAFRDGVGFDGVVLSKLDGDARGGAALSIAHVTGRQIMFASNGEKLDDFDAFHPDRMASRILGMGDMLSLIEKAEQTFSQQEAEKMAAKLAKGPKEFTLDDFLAQMEQVRKMGSISKLLGMLPGMGQMKDQINNLDEREVDRTAAIIKSMTPGERHDPTIINGSRRARIARGSGVEVSAVKNLVERFFEARKMMSKMAQGGMPGMPGMPGMPGVGGGGKRKGKQQKKAKGKQRSGNPMKRKADEQAAAARREQGGAFGLPGGQDGQDFELPDEFKKFMG; from the coding sequence GTGTTCGATACCCTCTCCGATCGCCTCGCAGCGACTTTCAAGAACCTCCGGGGCAAGGGACGCCTCAGCGAGGCGGACATCGACGCCACGGCACGCGAGATCCGGATCGCCCTGCTCGAGGCCGACGTGGCGCTGCCCGTCGTCCGGTCGTTCATCAAGCAGGTCAAGGAGCGCAGCCTCGGGGCCGAGGTCTCCCAGGCGCTCAACCCCGCCCAGCAGGTCATCAAGATCGTCAACGAGGAGCTGATCGGCATCCTCGGCGGCGAGGCGCGGCGCCTCCGCTTCGCCAAGCAGCCGCCGACCGTGATCATGCTCGCGGGTCTGCAGGGTGCCGGTAAGACCACGCTCGCCGGAAAGCTCGGCCGCTGGCTGAAGGGCCAGGGTCACGCCCCGCTGCTCGTCGCCTGTGACCTTCAGCGCCCCAACGCCGTCAACCAGCTCTCGGTGGTCGCGGAGCGGGCCGGTGTCGCCGTCTTCGCCCCCGAGCCGGGCAACGGTGTCGGCGACCCGGTCAAGGTGGCGCAGGACTCGATCGAGTTCGCCAAGACCAAGCAGCACGATGTCGTGATCGTCGACACCGCGGGTCGCCTCGGTATCGACGAGGAGCTGATGCGGCAGGCCGCCGACATCCGCGACGCCGTCAGCCCGGACGAGGTCCTCTTCGTCGTCGACGCGATGATCGGCCAGGACGCGGTGAACACCGCGGAGGCGTTCCGCGACGGCGTCGGCTTCGACGGTGTGGTGCTCTCCAAGCTGGACGGCGACGCGCGCGGTGGTGCCGCGCTGTCCATCGCGCATGTCACCGGCCGCCAGATCATGTTCGCCTCCAACGGCGAGAAGCTGGACGACTTCGACGCGTTCCACCCGGACCGCATGGCGTCCCGCATCCTCGGCATGGGCGACATGCTCAGCCTGATCGAGAAGGCCGAGCAGACCTTCAGCCAGCAAGAGGCCGAGAAGATGGCGGCCAAGCTGGCGAAGGGCCCCAAGGAGTTCACGCTCGACGACTTCCTGGCGCAGATGGAGCAGGTCCGCAAGATGGGCTCCATCTCCAAGCTGCTCGGCATGCTGCCGGGCATGGGCCAGATGAAGGACCAGATCAACAACCTGGACGAGCGGGAAGTGGACCGCACCGCGGCCATCATCAAGTCGATGACCCCGGGCGAGCGCCATGACCCCACGATCATCAACGGCTCGCGCCGCGCCCGTATCGCCCGCGGTTCCGGCGTCGAGGTGAGCGCGGTCAAGAACCTGGTGGAGCGGTTCTTCGAGGCGCGCAAGATGATGTCGAAGATGGCCCAGGGCGGCATGCCGGGGATGCCCGGGATGCCGGGTATGCCGGGCGTCGGTGGCGGCGGCAAGCGCAAGGGCAAGCAGCAGAAGAAGGCCAAGGGGAAGCAGCGCTCGGGCAACCCCATGAAGCGCAAGGCCGATGAGCAGGCCGCGGCCGCGCGCCGCGAGCAGGGCGGCGCGTTCGGGCTGCCCGGCGGACAGGACGGACAGGACTTCGAACTCCCCGACGAGTTCAAGAAGTTCATGGGCTGA